The nucleotide sequence CATCTTCTCATGACGGCTATGTATATGAGCCTTTGGAAGGTTATGCTGATTTGCCAGTCGTTTATGTCTCTTGGTTTGATGCGGCTCGTTTTTGTAATTGGTTACACTTTGGCAAACCCAAAAAAGGAGAATCCGTTTTGGGGACAACTGAAGGCAATGCTGAAATAGGAGCCTACAACACTTCTTTAATGACTGGTAAGCGTGGTATTCAATTAGTTGAAACCCATAATCCTCAAGCTAAATACTGGATACCTACCTTAGATGAATGGAATAAAGCCGCCTATTTTGATCCATCCAAAGATGGTCAAGGAGGTTATTGGCTTTATCCAACCAAAAGCGATACAAAACCAAAAGCCGTTCCCCCTCCGGGCGATGAAAATTCGGCTAACTATTATGACTTTCAATGGGCCGCTCCTGAAACCTATTTAACCCCTGTTGGGAGCTATAAATATAGCAGTAGTTACTATGGAACTTATGATCAAGGCGGTAATGTTCACGAGTGGGTAGAAACATCTCTTTATAAGAAAACACATCGCTGGATAAGGGGAGGAGGCGCAACCAATTATGATCTTGCTCTCTCAAGGTTAAATGTTGACTCAGAGTATCCTGACCATAAACTCTACATTTTTGGCTTTAGAGTTGCGAAAAAACCAGATATTGTTTAATTTAATCCTTATTGTTCAATAGTAAAGTAGCAAGAAAAAATGGAATTTGTACTCATTAGCGATCCCGGTAATCAACGAGACTCAAAATTTAAATTTGGATATGTTCCTTATCTGTATGAAATCGGTAAATATGAAGTCACCAATCAAGATTATGCACAATTCTTAAATGCTGTGGCTCAAAGCGACGATCCTTATTCTTTATACCACCCCAATATGGCGACAGGTTTGTTTGGGGGAATTGACAGATCGTTTGAAGCTGGAAAATATACTTATTTGGCTAAAAAGGGATGGGAAAAAAAACCTGTGGTTTATATTTCTTGGTATGATTTAGCTCGTCTAGCTAATTGGTATCATTACGGAAAACCCTGTACAGGACGCTCAGAATTAGGAACAACCGAAGGGACACAAAATCAGGGAGCATACGATACCGGTTTTTTCCCAAAACACGCTCAAGATTTTGTCGATTATGGAAAACTTCCTTTTGGGAGAAATAAAAAAGCTCTATACTGGATTCCTAATGAAGAGGAATGGTATAAAGCCGCTTACTACGATCCCACCATAAAAGACAAGAGACAGTATTGGGATTACCCAGTTAAAACCAATAAACTTCCGAATAACTCTGAACCTCCTGGCGATCAATTTTCAATTAACTTTTTTAGAGAAACTTTTGCCATAGGAAAACCGGATTTTTTAACTGATGTAGATGCTTATCCGTTGGCCTGTAGTTATTATGGTGTGTATGATCTAGGGGGAAATGTATGGGAATGGCTAGAGAATTGGCGGCTGCAATACCGAGGATCAGAGAAAGTTAGGGGATTGCGCGGCGGTTCTGCTACTTATAGTGAAATAGGTCTTCACGCTCGCAATACCGATCCGGGGAATCCTTCTCATGAGAAATTTCTTTGGGGAGGAAGACTGGCTAGAGCGCATCTAACGCCTAGCGGCGAGACAATTTATTCCGATAGTTCTTACACAAAATTCAAATGGTATCGAAAAAGAATCATCTCCTCTTTGGCAGCCATCGTCAAGAAAACTCTCCGCAGAAATAAGAATTAACTAATCACTAATAGCCACTCTAATTTCCCGCCATAAATTCTCATATTGTTTCTCAACGGAAGCCGGAAGAGGTTTAATAAAATCGCTTTTCTCTAAAATATTTTTATCAATTAATAATAAAGGATTATCCCGAATTGCCTGGGGTAAATTTTCTGGTGCAAGCTCAAGAATAACTGGCGAAACCGCATCAGTAAATAGAGAAATTTCTTTGGCTGACTTAGACTGCCAACAAAAATTAATCCAATCTTGCACGAATTTTGAGGGCTTTATCACCGCCGCCGGTTTAACCCAAATATCAGCCCATAAAGCCGTCCCTGATTGGGGAACTACTGCGGCTATATCTCGGTAATTTTTTAGGAGTGGGATAATTTCATGAGACCAGCCAACCGCTAACCAAGTATCTCCTAAAATTAAAGGTTCTAAATAATGATCAGAACTATAAAATTTTGCTTGTTTATTGAGAGCAACTAAGTCTGATTTAAGATTAGGAATTTGATTAATATTGTCCGAGTTGTAGGAATACCCTAACTTTTTAAGGGTTAAGCCAATGACTTCTCGCGGCTGGTCTAATAAAGAAATGCGATTACGAACATCTTCTCGCCAAAGATCACCCCAATCTTTCGGTTCCCAACCTAATTTTTTTAAATTATCTTTCCGATAAGCGATCATCGTCGTTCCCCAACGATAGGGCGCTCCCCAAATTTTTCCTTGTTGAGAAACCATTCCTTGCTCATCACGGCGCACAATTTCTTGCCAACGAGGCGGCAACTGTTGCCATTTTAAATCTCCTTCTAAAGGACTAATTAATTTTTGCTCAATCGCTGTGGCTAACCAACTATCTCCTAATGTGACTAAATCCGGGACCGGAGCCGGTTTTTTATTGATAAAAGGTAGCCCGGAATTTTTATTGGGTTTTGACAAGTCTTTGGCTTGCCAAGTTTGTAGTAACTTTAATAGAGTTTTTAATTGAGATTCTAAAGTAAAAATTGATTTACTTGAGATCGAAGACCTAAAGTCCCCTATTAATTGAGAAGGGATAGAATTATCGAGTAATAACACTCTAAAAGCCGCTTCATCTGAATTACATCCTGTTAAGATTTGGGCTAAGGCTACAGTGCCAACAGCTAATAAAAAAGAACGACGACGAACCATAGTACCTGATGAATTGTTTAATCTAGGATCTAGCTTACTAAAAAAACAGTTGAAACTAAGCTTAGGTAAATCTAACTAAATATTTTCAGGAAGTTTTAAGTAAAATTAAGACTAATGAAGTAATCGTTAAATGTTTCAGGAATTGTTACATTTGATCGACAGTTCACTCTAGGATGGAAGAAAAGGATTTTTTGAGGCCAAGTAATCAGAACATGAGCGCACTACAAAAACAAATTATCGACCTCAATAGTAAGGTTGATCAACTTCATGAAGTGGTAGAACGCTTAAGTGAGCAAATTGCTACCTTAGCGACTCAACAAGCACCGCCCCCTCCTAACCCAGACCCTAAAGATAATGAACCAATCAACATCAGTATTGTTGAGCCAATGATTAGTTCAGAGTCTATCCAGGAAGTCTCTTGTTCATCAGTCATGGCTCACAAAGATATTATTGAGGATCAAAACACTAGCAACACGGGTGGCTATGCTTACTACAGCGAAACCTATCTACCACCAGAGATACAAATTCGACGGCTAACAGCCCAATTAACGGCAGCTTATAATCGCATTGCCGTTTTAGAAGAACAATTATTAGCTCGTCGCATTCACCATTAGGAGGCTCAACCATACCTCATCGATAACGATAAGGATTAATTGCTTTGAGGATTGCTGCTTGGAGCGTTGGGAACACCCGGCACACTAGAATTTCCACCATTTAAGCCTTCTGGGAAAGATGAGGGTGATTGTTGTTGTCCGTAATTGTAAGATCCACTAGGAAGATTAGTTCCTGAAGGGAAAGAATTTTGATTTGGCGTTGTTGGATTCAAAGACCCCCCCTCGCCCGGTAAAGTGGCTAAAGCTACCCGATCCCCTCCCACTTTCTTCAACATATCCAGCACTTGCACCACATCATTGTAGCTGACATCTTTGGAAGCATGGAGGACTAATCGCCCTTGGGGATTATATTGATGATAGTTTTTAATGGCTTCTTCTAGCTGATTGGGCGTGACTAATTGTTTTTCTACATACAGTTGACCAACGCTATCTAGACTAACCACCAACATTTCCCGCATTTCAGTGGTTCCTGATGTCGCTTTTGGCAAATCTAACCCGATGGCCTGCTGTCGGGAAAGCCCTACGGCTCCTAAAATAAAAAATGTCAAAATGCAGAAAATAACATCAATCAAAGGCACAATATTGACTTGTACCTCCCCTCCTCCGTGAGAGGCATCTTGCCATACTCTGATCGGCCGTGGATGGGTGTGGCGAACTTGGGAACGTGTAGTTTTGTTGTTGTTAAAGGTGTCTGTCATCGGATTTCTGTATAAACTTGGATTAATTGTCTACGGTTTCACTGGTTTCTAAATTAGAATTCATCGGGATTCGGTTATCTTCGAGAGCCATCCAGCGTTGACGATAGATTAATTCTAAATCGCTGCCAGATTTACGAAAAACTCGCATTTCATTAAACCAAAGCGCTTGAAAAATACGATAGAAGGCTAAACTGCTAATGGCTACAATCAGTCCTGCAGCCGTAGAAATTAAAGATTCACTAATCCCTAAAGTCACCCCGGCTGTGGAAGATGTCCCCAAATCACTCAACTGGATATTACTGAGAGATTTAATCAGACCTAATACCGTTCCCAATAATCCTAACAGAGGAGCCAAAGCAACCACTGCCTCTAAAAGTTTATCTCCCCGACGCATGGTGTTTAATTGATCATCGGCGGCTGTTTCTAAAGCTAGATGAAATAAATCGGGGTCTGGATTATTTAATTTTAAAGGAGCATAAAGATATTCTCCCAACGGATGACGACGATAGTCTCGGGCGATTTTTGGGGTCATCTCCCAACTGCGCGCCGCGCTATCCATGATCCGATTCAAAACCTGTCCTTGTTTGAGTAAAACCCGGCTCCAAAACCAAATGCGTTCAATAATGGTACTTAAAGCCAAAATAGACAGAAATAATAGAGGCCACATAGAAGCCCCGCCTTTTTCCATGATTTCTGCAAAATTCACAGCCTTTGTTAACCTCCGTTCATTGACCTTAAAAAAACTAGATGTTTCCGTAATAGTTTACAATTATATGTTTACAATTCTAAGTGTTTATGATTAGCAATCAAGTATATCCTCAAAAGGAGGGAAAAGAATAGTTAGCACTACGAGCAACTCTCACATCTGTTATCGCCTCAAACACCATGATCAAAACTAAGGGACTTCTTTCTGCTCTCTCAGATACCAAAATCAAAGAAAAAGCCGTTTTTGCCACAACGAGCTTAACCCTCTTATTATTTATAAGCGGTTGGTTGGCCCAATATAGCAGCGATGCCTTGGAGTTTGTAGCTAATCCTCAAGCTACCTATCGTTTCCACGCTTTTATGCCTTCTCTTAAACAACTTAATCCACAACAACAACTGATTGAGGCTAATACTCAATTTGGCTTAAATTTATTTCAGACTCTGGTTACAGAAGACCCCAATCAGAATGTTTTTGTTTCCCCAACCAGTGTGGCGATCGCTTTGTCAATGGTTTTGCAAGGCACTGATGGCAAAACTCAACAGCAAATGCTCTCTACTTTAGGATATGAAAATCTCAATCTAAAGCAGATCAATATGGCTAACTTGACCTTACTGAAAACTTTACAAACAGAGAATTCGCAGATCGAAGT is from Gloeothece verrucosa PCC 7822 and encodes:
- a CDS encoding formylglycine-generating enzyme family protein, translated to MEFVLISDPGNQRDSKFKFGYVPYLYEIGKYEVTNQDYAQFLNAVAQSDDPYSLYHPNMATGLFGGIDRSFEAGKYTYLAKKGWEKKPVVYISWYDLARLANWYHYGKPCTGRSELGTTEGTQNQGAYDTGFFPKHAQDFVDYGKLPFGRNKKALYWIPNEEEWYKAAYYDPTIKDKRQYWDYPVKTNKLPNNSEPPGDQFSINFFRETFAIGKPDFLTDVDAYPLACSYYGVYDLGGNVWEWLENWRLQYRGSEKVRGLRGGSATYSEIGLHARNTDPGNPSHEKFLWGGRLARAHLTPSGETIYSDSSYTKFKWYRKRIISSLAAIVKKTLRRNKN
- a CDS encoding ExbD/TolR family protein; protein product: MTDTFNNNKTTRSQVRHTHPRPIRVWQDASHGGGEVQVNIVPLIDVIFCILTFFILGAVGLSRQQAIGLDLPKATSGTTEMREMLVVSLDSVGQLYVEKQLVTPNQLEEAIKNYHQYNPQGRLVLHASKDVSYNDVVQVLDMLKKVGGDRVALATLPGEGGSLNPTTPNQNSFPSGTNLPSGSYNYGQQQSPSSFPEGLNGGNSSVPGVPNAPSSNPQSN
- a CDS encoding MotA/TolQ/ExbB proton channel family protein; this translates as MWPLLFLSILALSTIIERIWFWSRVLLKQGQVLNRIMDSAARSWEMTPKIARDYRRHPLGEYLYAPLKLNNPDPDLFHLALETAADDQLNTMRRGDKLLEAVVALAPLLGLLGTVLGLIKSLSNIQLSDLGTSSTAGVTLGISESLISTAAGLIVAISSLAFYRIFQALWFNEMRVFRKSGSDLELIYRQRWMALEDNRIPMNSNLETSETVDN
- a CDS encoding formylglycine-generating enzyme family protein, which gives rise to MLEFVLVDNPNNPPDLKTQSGQVNYIFEISKYQITNANYAEFLNAVAVYSDAYQLYNINMERGLFGGIKRTSSHDGYVYEPLEGYADLPVVYVSWFDAARFCNWLHFGKPKKGESVLGTTEGNAEIGAYNTSLMTGKRGIQLVETHNPQAKYWIPTLDEWNKAAYFDPSKDGQGGYWLYPTKSDTKPKAVPPPGDENSANYYDFQWAAPETYLTPVGSYKYSSSYYGTYDQGGNVHEWVETSLYKKTHRWIRGGGATNYDLALSRLNVDSEYPDHKLYIFGFRVAKKPDIV
- a CDS encoding extracellular solute-binding protein; amino-acid sequence: MVRRRSFLLAVGTVALAQILTGCNSDEAAFRVLLLDNSIPSQLIGDFRSSISSKSIFTLESQLKTLLKLLQTWQAKDLSKPNKNSGLPFINKKPAPVPDLVTLGDSWLATAIEQKLISPLEGDLKWQQLPPRWQEIVRRDEQGMVSQQGKIWGAPYRWGTTMIAYRKDNLKKLGWEPKDWGDLWREDVRNRISLLDQPREVIGLTLKKLGYSYNSDNINQIPNLKSDLVALNKQAKFYSSDHYLEPLILGDTWLAVGWSHEIIPLLKNYRDIAAVVPQSGTALWADIWVKPAAVIKPSKFVQDWINFCWQSKSAKEISLFTDAVSPVILELAPENLPQAIRDNPLLLIDKNILEKSDFIKPLPASVEKQYENLWREIRVAISD